A window from Triticum aestivum cultivar Chinese Spring chromosome 6D, IWGSC CS RefSeq v2.1, whole genome shotgun sequence encodes these proteins:
- the LOC123141382 gene encoding elongation factor 1-beta — MSMAAAAKSSFLLDVKPWGDETDMDKLEEAVRNVNMEGLTWARLAPVEYGVKKLQIMVTVVNDLVSVHGLIEDHLCAAPMDEYVQSCDVSFNPIYVAGNFSSHAAGGGGED; from the exons ATGTCGATGGCGGCAGCAGCGAAGTCGTCGTTTTTGCTGGACGTGAAGCCATGGGGCGATGAAACCGACATGGACAAGCTGGAGGAAGCCGTACGAAACGTCAACATGGAAGGCTTGACCTGGG CCAGGCTGGCCCCGGTCGAATACGGGGTGAAGAAGCTGCAGATAATGGTGACCGTCGTCAACGACCTCGTCTCCGTCCACGGCCTCATCGAGGACCACCTCTGTGCTGCTCCGATGGACGAGTACGTCCAGAGCTGCGACGTGAGCTTCAACCCGATCT ACGTTGCAGGAAATTTCTCGTCGCATGCTGCTGGCGGTGGCGGAGAAGATTAG
- the LOC123141381 gene encoding uncharacterized protein, with amino-acid sequence MNCASLLLLLCVLLLAALGRPFAAAARREPTMAATGDQGDGAQAKLAWMEVAPAEGLKERVITRKEESTDSNRFRSTKFSLDAKNPFDGRVPFTADYHTVRRHPPSHN; translated from the exons ATGAACTGCGCCAGCCTGCTGCTCCtgctctgcgtcctcctcctcgccgcgctCGGGCGCCCCTTCGCCGCCGCTGCACGCAGAG AACCAACAATGGCGGCCACCGGCGACCAAGGAGATGGTGCTCAGGCCAAGCTGGCCTGGATGGAAGTGGCGCCCGCAGAGGGTCTAAAGGAGAGGGTGATCACGAGGAAGGAGGAGAGTACAGACTCTAACCGTTTCAGGAGCACAAAGTTTTCTTTGGATGCCAAGAATCCGTTCGACGGCCGGGTGCCCTTCACCGCCGATTACCACACCGTGCGCAGGCACCCGCCCTCGCACAACTAG